In Priestia megaterium NBRC 15308 = ATCC 14581, the following proteins share a genomic window:
- a CDS encoding ABC transporter permease: protein MKNIMWLVTNMLRNMLLRNKRTLVLVIGLPIAGVLMSVLIYGNAGGTSVNIGVVNHDSTDITKDTVQFLKGLHKTNVKMLTDKEVDHEITSKKVDAVITFEKGFSDSVKANKPDHITITSIKGAEVTSFIKSYLYQYIDNISSLNQAAEGDDAAFKQMYENYQKAPFHVSTHALEDKGTDQNIVKQTIGYLIMFMLFSAVNLSALITKEKEQRTYFRLLASPVSARQYVISNVITNMILLTLQVMITLVCITTLFHVDMNIPVWQLFFILVLFGLVAIGLSLVIIAFTESSKAANGLQTLIITPTCLLSGCFFPPEFMPDVMQKIADFLPQTWVLSTLKSVQQGADLSSLWLNISILLAFALVFFLLSIYKLNRNNTVQKFI from the coding sequence ATGAAAAATATCATGTGGCTTGTCACAAATATGCTAAGAAATATGCTGCTTAGAAACAAAAGGACGCTTGTGCTTGTTATTGGTTTGCCTATTGCAGGGGTTTTAATGTCCGTTCTTATTTATGGAAATGCAGGAGGGACTTCGGTGAATATCGGAGTTGTCAATCACGACTCAACGGATATTACAAAAGATACCGTTCAGTTTTTAAAAGGACTGCATAAAACAAATGTTAAAATGCTCACTGACAAAGAAGTGGATCATGAGATTACGTCAAAGAAAGTTGATGCGGTTATTACCTTTGAAAAAGGGTTTTCTGACAGCGTCAAAGCGAACAAACCAGATCATATTACAATCACTTCAATAAAAGGAGCAGAAGTAACGAGCTTTATTAAGTCTTATTTGTATCAATATATTGACAATATTTCTTCGCTGAATCAAGCTGCTGAAGGCGACGATGCGGCTTTTAAACAAATGTATGAGAATTATCAAAAAGCGCCATTCCACGTCTCAACGCATGCCCTTGAAGACAAAGGAACCGATCAAAACATTGTCAAGCAGACAATTGGATATTTAATCATGTTTATGCTTTTTTCTGCGGTGAATTTATCGGCTCTTATCACAAAAGAAAAAGAGCAGCGAACGTATTTTAGACTGTTAGCTTCGCCAGTTAGCGCAAGGCAATACGTGATATCCAATGTTATTACAAATATGATTTTATTAACTCTGCAAGTAATGATTACACTTGTTTGTATTACGACTCTTTTTCACGTAGATATGAACATTCCCGTATGGCAGCTGTTTTTCATTTTAGTTTTGTTTGGTCTAGTAGCCATCGGCTTGTCTCTTGTAATTATCGCTTTTACAGAAAGTTCAAAAGCAGCGAATGGTCTTCAGACGCTTATCATCACGCCAACTTGTTTACTGTCCGGCTGCTTTTTCCCGCCTGAATTTATGCCGGATGTGATGCAGAAAATAGCCGACTTTCTTCCTCAAACGTGGGTATTAAGTACGTTAAAAAGTGTTCAACAAGGAGCTGATTTAAGCAGCCTATGGTTAAATATTAGCATTTTACTAGCTTTTGCGCTTGTTTTTTTCCTGCTGTCTATTTATAAATTAAATCGAAATAATACTGTTCAAAAGTTTATTTAA
- a CDS encoding ABC transporter permease: MNIIAIALKEMKSDLRDKRAFIFMILFPLALVLILGTALSQAFNNDMKIDDSYVLYKINTSNEESAAFKQFAAHAEKSGIHFKALKKNQDGKKEVKEQRYTAYVEVKDGDIHLYGNEENSIEFNMVQGMLSTFVDKYNVAMEVAKVNPQQVDNLLRASKHDYIQETSLHSQKQPNSIDYYAISMTTMIVLYGSISASYLIRGERMRNTASRLVAAPVKTAEIFVGKILGTVLVHSICVLVVIMSTKYFFDANWGDHLLLVLVMLVSQILFAISFGLGVSYLTKTEAASRAIIMVVIQVSCIVGGTYFQNGSGEGFVNVSPLTWMNNGLIKLIYTNDMGASLSVIGLNVGFSILFLGIAIVLLRKREGL; this comes from the coding sequence ATGAATATTATTGCAATTGCTTTGAAAGAAATGAAAAGTGATCTGCGAGATAAGCGTGCATTTATCTTTATGATTCTCTTTCCGCTGGCTCTCGTCCTTATTTTAGGAACAGCTTTGTCTCAAGCCTTTAATAACGATATGAAGATAGACGACAGTTATGTTCTCTATAAAATCAACACAAGTAATGAAGAATCTGCTGCTTTTAAGCAGTTTGCTGCCCATGCAGAAAAATCGGGCATTCACTTTAAAGCGCTGAAAAAAAATCAGGATGGAAAAAAAGAAGTAAAAGAACAGCGCTATACAGCTTATGTAGAAGTGAAAGACGGAGACATTCATCTCTACGGAAATGAAGAAAACAGCATTGAATTCAACATGGTCCAAGGTATGTTAAGCACTTTTGTGGATAAGTACAATGTGGCTATGGAAGTGGCCAAAGTAAACCCTCAGCAAGTGGATAATCTGCTCCGTGCGTCTAAGCATGACTATATTCAAGAAACATCTCTTCATTCTCAAAAACAGCCAAATTCAATAGACTACTACGCCATTTCAATGACAACTATGATTGTTTTGTACGGATCTATCTCAGCGAGTTATTTAATTAGAGGAGAGCGTATGCGAAATACAGCTAGTCGATTAGTAGCCGCGCCGGTTAAAACCGCTGAAATTTTTGTCGGAAAAATTTTAGGCACTGTTTTGGTTCACTCCATTTGTGTGTTAGTCGTCATTATGTCGACTAAATATTTTTTTGATGCCAACTGGGGAGATCATTTACTCTTAGTACTCGTAATGTTAGTATCTCAGATTCTTTTTGCCATTAGCTTTGGATTAGGAGTTAGCTACCTTACGAAGACGGAAGCGGCGTCAAGAGCAATTATTATGGTTGTTATTCAAGTGTCGTGTATTGTGGGAGGAACCTATTTTCAAAATGGATCTGGAGAGGGATTCGTCAATGTATCACCTTTAACCTGGATGAATAATGGACTTATTAAATTGATTTATACAAATGATATGGGCGCTTCTCTTTCAGTTATCGGGTTGAACGTAGGCTTCTCTATTTTATTCCTGGGCATAGCAATTGTGCTTTTGAGAAAAAGAGAGGGGTTATAA
- a CDS encoding ABC transporter ATP-binding protein — protein sequence MNVLSIQKLTKKFGDFIAVDNLSLQVEEGDIFGFLGTNGAGKSTTIHMVASLLQSNSGDIEVLGKNIKKHRNFAKMNIGIVPQDLAIYEDLTAYENVKFFAGLYGLRGSLLNERVEEALAFVGLLDKQKAYPKSFSGGMKRRLNIACAIAHRPKLIIMDEPTVGIDPQSRNYILTSVKKLNEMGSTIIYTSHYMEEVEEVCTKIAIIDHGKIIAEGTKEQLKAIITDTKDIWIEVKEADDIDCSGLKEIPGVTAVTYEDGIIKINSSAEVNNLNKVIHYLMTHHIEIKAVKEQAPNLETVFLTLTGRSLRDI from the coding sequence ATGAACGTATTATCAATTCAAAAGTTAACAAAGAAATTTGGAGATTTTATTGCGGTAGATAATTTGTCTTTACAAGTAGAGGAAGGAGATATATTCGGCTTTTTAGGAACAAACGGAGCAGGAAAAAGCACAACGATTCATATGGTAGCTAGTCTGCTTCAAAGCAACAGCGGCGATATTGAAGTACTTGGGAAAAATATAAAGAAACACCGAAATTTCGCAAAGATGAACATTGGAATTGTTCCGCAGGACTTAGCGATTTATGAAGATTTGACAGCCTATGAAAATGTGAAGTTTTTTGCAGGTCTCTACGGATTAAGAGGGTCACTTCTTAACGAACGAGTCGAAGAAGCTTTAGCGTTTGTAGGGCTTTTAGATAAACAAAAGGCGTATCCGAAAAGCTTTTCAGGAGGAATGAAAAGAAGGTTAAATATCGCATGTGCAATTGCTCATCGCCCCAAGCTTATCATTATGGATGAACCGACGGTTGGCATTGATCCTCAGTCCCGGAATTATATTTTAACATCTGTAAAAAAGCTAAATGAAATGGGAAGCACAATCATTTATACGAGTCACTATATGGAAGAAGTAGAAGAGGTATGTACAAAGATTGCGATTATTGATCACGGCAAAATTATTGCTGAAGGAACAAAAGAGCAGCTGAAAGCTATTATCACTGATACAAAAGATATTTGGATTGAAGTAAAAGAAGCGGACGATATAGATTGCAGCGGTCTAAAAGAAATTCCAGGCGTAACAGCCGTTACGTATGAAGATGGAATCATTAAAATTAATTCAAGCGCCGAAGTGAATAACTTGAACAAAGTCATTCATTATTTAATGACGCATCATATCGAAATTAAAGCAGTTAAAGAACAAGCCCCTAATTTAGAGACGGTCTTTCTTACGCTGACAGGGCGCAGTTTAAGAGATATATAA
- a CDS encoding sensor histidine kinase — protein MEVGLMMTKLILILFLAITYIQSNYVHSISAIVLALLLYSCVNIAASIVKKSAFKRMFIVSSIVLILYCAYKLHPLFFLLLPLNLCELIGESVVKKWMVLLVVLLPMLLVPSDISALYVLVAAFTFFIYTGAALYQKRTINYEQKLDEMRVSMQKLQKHVNENKEYVRQSQYASKLEERNRLSQEIHDKIGHSMTGALIQMEAAKHVMKQDEEKALSLLQNAITISKEGIEEIRLTLKSIKPPAEQIGISRLKLFIGEFEAKHSIAMPLVYKGNLDLITPLQWKIIHENITEAITNALKYAEATMIAIELHVLNKMVKVEVKDNGKGAHLFQKGLGIAGMEERAASINGTVIVDGANGFSVTTLLPIGEKLHT, from the coding sequence ATGGAAGTCGGATTAATGATGACTAAGCTCATCCTTATACTGTTTTTGGCTATTACGTATATTCAGTCTAATTATGTCCACTCGATTTCAGCTATTGTGTTAGCACTGCTTCTTTACAGCTGTGTTAATATTGCAGCGTCCATTGTGAAAAAGAGCGCGTTCAAGCGTATGTTTATTGTTAGTTCAATTGTCCTTATTCTATATTGTGCGTATAAACTTCATCCTTTGTTTTTTCTTCTTTTGCCGCTAAACCTTTGTGAGCTTATTGGAGAATCAGTCGTGAAAAAATGGATGGTGCTGCTGGTTGTTTTGCTTCCAATGCTGCTTGTTCCCTCTGACATTAGCGCACTGTATGTGTTAGTCGCTGCGTTTACTTTCTTTATTTATACAGGAGCAGCTCTCTATCAAAAGCGGACAATCAATTATGAACAAAAGCTCGATGAAATGAGAGTAAGTATGCAAAAGCTGCAAAAGCACGTGAATGAAAATAAAGAGTATGTGAGACAGTCTCAATATGCTTCAAAATTAGAAGAGCGAAATCGATTATCGCAGGAAATTCATGATAAGATTGGTCATTCAATGACAGGAGCGCTTATTCAAATGGAGGCAGCAAAGCATGTAATGAAGCAAGATGAAGAAAAAGCGCTGTCTCTTCTTCAAAATGCAATTACAATTTCGAAAGAAGGCATTGAAGAAATCAGGTTAACGTTAAAAAGTATAAAGCCTCCCGCTGAGCAAATAGGAATCAGCAGGCTTAAATTATTTATTGGTGAATTTGAGGCTAAACATAGTATTGCAATGCCTCTTGTATACAAAGGGAATTTGGATCTTATCACCCCTCTTCAGTGGAAAATTATCCATGAAAATATAACGGAAGCTATTACGAATGCATTAAAATATGCAGAAGCAACGATGATTGCCATTGAGCTTCATGTACTAAATAAAATGGTTAAAGTAGAAGTCAAAGACAATGGAAAAGGGGCTCACTTGTTTCAAAAAGGCCTTGGCATAGCAGGAATGGAAGAGCGAGCGGCTTCCATTAACGGAACGGTGATCGTTGACGGGGCAAACGGGTTTTCTGTTACCACACTGCTGCCGATAGGTGAGAAACTTCATACATAA
- a CDS encoding response regulator produces MFSLTEMKITIIIADDNSFIREGMKIILNTYEEFNVVATLKDGQEAVQYCKNHSVDIALLDVRMPVMDGVEATKLISESTKAKPLILTTFDDDEYIIDAVKNGAKGYLLKNTEPERIRDAIKSVFNGHTVLQDVVLDKIKSSLNAATKRESKADMTQFTERETSIMTLIAKGLSNKEISKTLFISEGTVANYISSILSKTGLEHRTQIAIYYLTGKGK; encoded by the coding sequence ATGTTCTCACTTACAGAAATGAAAATTACTATTATTATTGCAGATGATAATTCGTTTATTCGAGAAGGAATGAAAATTATACTAAATACATACGAGGAATTCAACGTTGTCGCTACTTTAAAAGATGGTCAGGAAGCCGTTCAATATTGCAAGAATCATTCTGTCGATATTGCATTGTTAGATGTAAGAATGCCTGTTATGGACGGTGTAGAGGCTACAAAGCTTATTTCAGAGTCAACGAAAGCAAAGCCGCTTATTTTAACTACGTTTGATGACGATGAATATATAATTGATGCCGTAAAAAACGGAGCTAAAGGCTACTTGTTAAAAAATACAGAACCAGAGCGCATTCGAGACGCAATCAAAAGCGTGTTCAACGGACATACGGTTCTTCAAGATGTTGTGCTAGATAAGATTAAATCAAGTTTAAACGCTGCAACTAAGCGCGAGTCAAAAGCGGATATGACACAGTTTACAGAGCGCGAAACGAGCATTATGACGCTGATTGCCAAGGGGCTTTCAAATAAAGAAATTTCTAAAACACTTTTTATTTCAGAAGGTACCGTAGCAAACTATATTAGTTCGATTTTAAGTAAAACGGGACTTGAGCATCGCACTCAAATTGCTATTTACTATTTAACCGGTAAAGGGAAGTAG
- a CDS encoding Zn-dependent hydrolase translates to MQRQKVAVNGERLKNTLERFAEYGRTPNNGVTRLALSEEDRLARDYFCSCCRDLGMDIKIDDLGCIYATLEGVEDKPPVVIGSHMDSVKKGGRFDGILGVVAGLELVRTLVEHNIKPKVPITIVNFTNEEGARFEPSMMASGILSGKFQKDVMMKKMDVDGVTFEQALQSCGYEGDTSNRLTEASAFVELHIEQGPILEREAKSIGVVECVLGMVCYEIEVTGESDHAGTTPMDMRKDALFATNNLIAEARHELGRLDSNLVYTMGRMNVLPNIHTVIPNKVIFSLEARHTDEDVIASVEKIIQLLPDQAELLEGCEVRVTKLWGRDTVWFDKTVCDEVEESVRSLGYSYKRMVSGAGHDAQFLASYIPTAMIFIPSVNGKSHCEEEFTPWEECEKGVNVLLETVIKLAQK, encoded by the coding sequence TTGCAACGACAAAAAGTAGCAGTGAATGGAGAAAGGTTAAAAAATACGCTTGAACGATTTGCCGAGTATGGACGAACACCTAATAATGGTGTAACCCGCTTAGCGCTGTCAGAAGAAGACCGCTTAGCACGAGACTATTTTTGTTCATGCTGCCGTGATCTTGGAATGGATATTAAAATCGACGATCTTGGATGTATTTACGCCACGCTTGAAGGAGTAGAAGATAAGCCGCCTGTTGTGATTGGCTCACACATGGACAGCGTAAAAAAAGGCGGAAGGTTTGATGGAATCCTCGGTGTAGTTGCAGGATTAGAGTTAGTAAGAACGCTGGTGGAACATAATATTAAGCCGAAGGTGCCGATTACCATTGTTAACTTTACGAATGAAGAAGGAGCGCGTTTTGAGCCTTCCATGATGGCTTCAGGTATTTTATCGGGCAAATTTCAAAAAGACGTTATGATGAAGAAGATGGATGTTGACGGCGTGACGTTTGAGCAAGCCCTTCAATCATGCGGATATGAAGGCGATACGAGTAACCGTCTTACTGAAGCATCGGCATTTGTGGAATTACATATTGAGCAAGGTCCTATTTTAGAAAGAGAAGCCAAATCGATCGGTGTAGTCGAGTGCGTGCTCGGAATGGTATGCTATGAAATTGAAGTTACGGGGGAGTCAGATCACGCCGGGACGACGCCGATGGACATGCGGAAAGACGCGCTTTTTGCAACTAATAACCTGATTGCTGAAGCTCGTCATGAGCTCGGCAGATTAGATTCAAATTTAGTCTATACAATGGGCCGTATGAATGTACTGCCTAATATTCATACCGTTATTCCAAATAAAGTTATTTTTTCGCTTGAAGCGAGACATACGGATGAAGATGTCATTGCATCTGTGGAAAAAATTATTCAATTACTGCCTGATCAAGCGGAGTTGTTAGAAGGCTGCGAAGTGCGGGTGACCAAGCTTTGGGGTCGCGATACCGTGTGGTTTGATAAAACGGTTTGCGATGAAGTGGAAGAGTCGGTTCGTTCGCTTGGGTATTCCTACAAGCGAATGGTAAGCGGAGCTGGACATGATGCCCAGTTTTTAGCTAGCTATATTCCGACCGCTATGATTTTTATTCCGAGCGTAAACGGAAAAAGTCATTGTGAAGAAGAGTTCACTCCTTGGGAAGAATGTGAAAAAGGTGTAAATGTACTTTTAGAAACAGTGATCAAGTTAGCTCAGAAGTAA